In Spirochaeta thermophila DSM 6578, the following proteins share a genomic window:
- the polA gene encoding DNA polymerase I, with protein MKPLFLIDAYGLIYRAYFALIRAPMRTKDGRNTSAIYGFFRMLFRFVKEYDPVYCGVVLDSLTPTFREKTFEAYKATRQKTPEDLHPQIPVIEEILEALGFATVRMNGFEADDVMGTLAAMAQAEGRPCFVVSGDKDLAQLVTKGVRIVRMDKDDFVILDEEGVKEKWGVRADQIVDFLALVGDASDNIPGVEGIGEKTARRLLAEYGSLEGVYAHLDELSPSLRKKLEGGRERAFLSRDLATIRTDLELSLTIEDLRRREPEVQRARELFLAYDIRSLAQEVGGSPAVGEKPTLEVEGPSRAGVSYEVVTDRASLARWVDKALERGVVAVDTETDGLDPLTCRLVGVSLAVDEGRACYVPLAAPDVRPLPADVVREVLTPLLASQKVSKVGQNLKFDYHVLRRWGVRPEGPFFDTMVAAWLLESDAGRYNLDRLAEKYLGWRTIHYKDVVEKGASFETVPVAEAGVYAAEDADIALRLSRVLKERLEAGDLGRVFYEMEMPLLSILARMEEWGIGLDGEALSAFGRELDERISNIENEIFDLVGHEFNVGSTKQLQEVLFVERGLPPVKKTKTGFSTDTSVLEELAAQDPVAAKVLEYRSLTKLKNTYVDVLPGLVNPETGRLHTWFSQVGTATGRLSSKDPNLQNIPIKTEEGRRIREAFVPQRGWWFLSADYSQIELVILAHLSGDPALCRAFREGEDVHRATGSLLFGVPPETVTPEQRRIAKTINFGVIYGMSAFRLSRELGIPRKEAERFINAYFTTYAGVRAFIERTIAEAEEKGYVTTLFGRKRPLPYITSRNKTQKTGAERIAVNTPIQGSGADIIKLAMIDLDAQMRRMGLASRMILQVHDELIFEVPPEELEVMKRLVRERMEGVVRLSVPLRVEIGVGRNWGEAH; from the coding sequence ATGAAACCGCTCTTCCTCATAGATGCCTACGGCCTCATCTATCGCGCCTACTTCGCCCTCATCAGGGCCCCCATGAGGACCAAGGACGGGCGCAACACGTCTGCGATCTACGGCTTCTTTCGTATGCTTTTCAGATTCGTGAAGGAGTACGATCCTGTCTATTGTGGCGTGGTGCTCGATTCCCTCACGCCCACCTTCAGGGAGAAGACCTTCGAGGCCTACAAGGCCACCAGGCAGAAGACACCGGAGGATCTCCATCCGCAGATCCCGGTGATCGAAGAGATCCTCGAGGCCTTGGGGTTCGCTACCGTCCGGATGAACGGGTTCGAGGCGGACGACGTGATGGGTACGCTCGCCGCCATGGCCCAGGCGGAGGGACGCCCGTGTTTCGTGGTATCGGGCGACAAGGACCTCGCCCAGCTGGTCACGAAGGGAGTGAGGATCGTCCGGATGGACAAGGACGATTTCGTGATTCTCGACGAGGAGGGGGTGAAGGAGAAGTGGGGGGTTCGGGCGGATCAGATCGTGGACTTCCTGGCCCTGGTGGGGGATGCCTCCGACAACATCCCGGGTGTGGAGGGGATCGGTGAGAAGACGGCCCGGCGCCTCCTCGCCGAGTATGGGTCGCTCGAGGGAGTCTATGCCCACCTCGACGAGCTCTCTCCCTCGTTGAGGAAGAAGCTCGAGGGGGGACGAGAGCGGGCCTTCCTGAGCAGGGATCTCGCCACGATACGGACGGACCTCGAACTCTCCCTCACGATCGAGGATCTCAGGCGGAGGGAACCCGAGGTACAGCGGGCGAGGGAGCTCTTTCTCGCCTACGACATACGGAGCTTGGCCCAGGAGGTGGGAGGGAGTCCTGCCGTGGGGGAGAAGCCGACCCTCGAGGTGGAGGGTCCCTCCAGGGCGGGTGTCTCCTACGAGGTGGTCACCGACCGGGCCTCCCTCGCCCGATGGGTGGACAAGGCCCTGGAGAGGGGGGTGGTGGCCGTGGATACCGAGACCGACGGGCTCGACCCTCTCACGTGCCGTCTCGTGGGTGTCTCGCTCGCGGTGGACGAGGGGCGGGCGTGCTACGTGCCGCTCGCGGCTCCGGATGTGCGGCCGCTTCCCGCCGACGTGGTGCGCGAGGTCCTCACGCCGCTTCTTGCCTCACAGAAGGTGTCGAAGGTGGGGCAGAACCTGAAGTTCGACTATCACGTGCTCAGGCGATGGGGCGTCCGTCCGGAGGGGCCGTTCTTCGATACCATGGTGGCGGCGTGGCTGCTGGAGTCGGATGCCGGGCGCTACAACCTCGACAGGCTCGCGGAGAAGTATCTGGGGTGGCGCACCATCCATTACAAGGACGTAGTGGAAAAGGGGGCTTCGTTCGAGACGGTGCCGGTGGCCGAGGCAGGGGTGTACGCGGCCGAGGATGCGGACATCGCCTTGCGGCTCTCCCGGGTCTTGAAGGAACGTCTCGAGGCCGGGGATCTCGGGCGGGTCTTCTACGAGATGGAGATGCCGCTCCTCTCCATCCTCGCTCGGATGGAGGAGTGGGGGATCGGGCTCGACGGGGAGGCTCTGTCGGCCTTCGGCAGGGAACTCGATGAGCGCATCTCTAATATAGAGAATGAGATATTCGATCTCGTCGGGCACGAGTTCAACGTGGGGTCCACCAAGCAGCTCCAGGAGGTGCTGTTCGTGGAGCGGGGGCTGCCGCCGGTGAAGAAGACCAAGACCGGTTTTTCCACGGACACGAGCGTGTTGGAGGAGCTGGCCGCTCAGGATCCGGTGGCGGCGAAGGTCCTGGAGTACCGAAGTCTCACCAAGTTGAAGAACACCTATGTGGACGTGCTTCCCGGGCTCGTGAATCCGGAGACGGGCCGGCTTCATACCTGGTTCAGCCAGGTGGGGACGGCCACGGGACGGCTCTCGAGCAAGGATCCCAACCTCCAGAACATCCCGATCAAGACCGAGGAGGGTCGCCGGATCAGGGAGGCGTTCGTGCCGCAGCGGGGCTGGTGGTTCCTGAGCGCGGACTACTCTCAGATCGAGCTCGTGATCCTGGCCCATCTCTCGGGGGATCCGGCTCTCTGCAGGGCGTTCAGGGAGGGCGAGGACGTACACCGGGCTACGGGGAGCCTCCTGTTCGGGGTGCCGCCCGAGACAGTGACGCCCGAGCAGCGGAGGATCGCCAAGACGATCAACTTCGGCGTGATCTACGGGATGTCGGCCTTCCGGCTCTCGAGGGAGCTCGGTATCCCGCGCAAGGAGGCCGAACGGTTCATCAATGCGTACTTCACCACGTATGCGGGGGTGAGGGCGTTCATCGAACGGACGATCGCCGAGGCGGAGGAGAAGGGGTACGTGACCACGCTCTTCGGGAGGAAGCGGCCGCTTCCCTACATCACGAGCCGGAACAAGACGCAGAAGACAGGAGCGGAGCGAATCGCGGTGAACACGCCGATCCAGGGCTCGGGCGCGGATATCATCAAGCTGGCGATGATCGACCTGGACGCCCAGATGCGGAGGATGGGGCTCGCCTCCCGGATGATCCTCCAGGTGCACGACGAGCTCATCTTCGAGGTGCCTCCCGAGGAGCTCGAGGTGATGAAGCGGCTGGTGAGGGAGCGGATGGAGGGGGTGGTGCGGCTCTCGGTGCCGCTTCGGGTGGAGATAGGGGTGGGGAGGAACTGGGGAGAGGCCCACTAG
- the coaE gene encoding dephospho-CoA kinase (Dephospho-CoA kinase (CoaE) performs the final step in coenzyme A biosynthesis.), whose product MGEGVRPPVIGVTGPAGAGKSLVAGMVAELLGGEVVDVDEVGHKALDVCRGEVVRIFGEGVVREGRVDRRVLGRVVFADREARERLERVVHPWMREEVMRRVEGRRGPVVVDAALLGRMGLDAVCDRVVVVRAPWWVRVWRLVRRDGRSVREAVRILRAQHALFSQPFSCGVDTEYVSNVGSKRHLRDKIATLLVRWGYLREGVS is encoded by the coding sequence GTGGGAGAGGGTGTGCGGCCGCCGGTGATAGGGGTGACGGGGCCTGCAGGGGCGGGGAAGAGCCTGGTGGCGGGAATGGTGGCGGAGCTGCTCGGCGGAGAGGTGGTGGATGTGGATGAGGTGGGTCACAAGGCGTTGGATGTGTGTCGGGGGGAGGTGGTGCGGATCTTCGGTGAGGGGGTGGTGAGGGAGGGGCGGGTGGACAGGCGGGTGCTCGGGCGGGTGGTCTTTGCGGACAGGGAGGCGAGGGAACGGCTGGAACGGGTGGTGCACCCGTGGATGCGGGAGGAGGTGATGCGGCGGGTGGAGGGGAGGAGGGGGCCGGTGGTGGTGGATGCGGCGCTGCTGGGGAGGATGGGGCTCGATGCGGTGTGTGATCGGGTGGTGGTGGTGCGGGCGCCGTGGTGGGTGCGGGTGTGGCGGCTCGTGCGGAGGGATGGGAGATCGGTGCGCGAGGCGGTGAGGATCCTCCGGGCGCAACATGCGCTCTTCTCTCAACCTTTTTCCTGCGGTGTCGATACTGAATATGTGAGCAACGTGGGATCGAAACGGCATCTCAGAGACAAGATCGCCACCCTCCTCGTACGGTGGGGGTATCTCAGAGAGGGGGTTTCATAG
- a CDS encoding SPOR domain-containing protein, with amino-acid sequence MDRERILVVLVGVSVFLLVVVLVGMWWLTPREEKPVQVVTAGEQPRQSGFDAVEWVREGEGFPGLLEGEEPLEGEFIVTETLFGSESPTPSPAPVAVQAAPSPTPVRPVSRGDRAPAPSPTRTPTPRVETRAVEHTPTPVVREEFWIQIASFTSQARAAHVVEDLGEKGITARIVTKTMDGVTYYRVRLGPYEKKAEAEKFLASIRNLEGYEKSYISLVYRRDP; translated from the coding sequence ATGGACAGAGAACGCATCCTTGTCGTGCTCGTGGGTGTGAGCGTGTTTCTCCTCGTGGTGGTTCTTGTGGGGATGTGGTGGCTTACCCCTCGGGAGGAGAAGCCTGTGCAGGTGGTGACCGCCGGGGAGCAGCCCCGGCAGAGTGGCTTTGATGCAGTGGAGTGGGTGAGGGAGGGGGAGGGATTCCCCGGCCTCCTCGAAGGGGAGGAGCCCCTGGAAGGCGAGTTCATCGTGACCGAGACCCTCTTCGGGAGCGAGTCCCCCACGCCCTCTCCTGCCCCTGTGGCGGTACAGGCCGCCCCCTCACCGACTCCGGTGCGCCCGGTCTCTCGGGGGGACCGGGCTCCCGCCCCCTCTCCCACCCGAACCCCGACTCCCCGGGTGGAGACGAGAGCGGTGGAGCATACTCCCACTCCCGTGGTGCGGGAAGAGTTCTGGATCCAGATCGCCTCCTTCACGTCTCAGGCGAGGGCCGCCCACGTGGTTGAGGATCTCGGGGAGAAGGGGATCACGGCAAGGATCGTCACCAAGACCATGGACGGGGTCACCTACTACAGGGTACGCCTCGGTCCTTACGAGAAAAAGGCCGAGGCCGAGAAGTTCCTCGCTTCCATACGGAATCTCGAGGGGTACGAGAAGAGTTACATCTCCCTGGTGTACCGAAGGGATCCGTAG
- the epsC gene encoding serine O-acetyltransferase EpsC → MGARLEKITGTLISSYEREGGINYMDECNLPSKMGVIRILSDIEALLFPGFRENDGIRRDTVRLFTQELLTRVLRDLSDEVEKSIHFSERRTRGRLSREHRVKVREEAEEITYRFLERLPEVRRLLVYDVKATLEGDPAAKSEEEVILSYPGIEAILVYRVAHILWTEGVPLIPRMMTEYVHGKTGIDIHPGATIGEGLCIDHGTGVVIGETTVIGNNVKIYQGVTLGALSVKKSEANVKRHPTIEDNVTIYAGATILGGSTVIGHHSIIGGNVWLTSSVPPYSKIYNQPSRYVVKPGKEEPHDFQI, encoded by the coding sequence ATGGGTGCCAGACTGGAGAAGATAACCGGTACGCTCATATCCTCCTACGAGAGAGAAGGCGGCATCAACTACATGGACGAGTGCAACCTCCCCTCGAAGATGGGGGTGATCCGCATCCTCTCCGATATAGAGGCACTCCTCTTCCCGGGTTTCAGGGAGAACGACGGGATTCGGCGGGACACCGTCCGCCTCTTCACGCAGGAACTTCTCACACGCGTCCTCCGTGACCTTTCCGACGAGGTGGAGAAGAGCATCCACTTCAGTGAACGGCGCACGCGGGGCAGGCTCTCCCGGGAACACAGGGTCAAGGTAAGGGAAGAGGCCGAGGAGATCACCTATCGCTTCCTGGAGCGGCTCCCCGAGGTGCGACGCCTCCTCGTGTACGATGTGAAGGCCACCCTCGAGGGCGACCCGGCCGCGAAGTCAGAAGAAGAGGTAATCCTCTCCTACCCGGGAATCGAGGCCATCCTGGTGTATCGTGTGGCCCACATCCTCTGGACCGAAGGCGTACCCCTCATCCCTCGGATGATGACGGAGTACGTCCACGGAAAGACGGGGATCGACATCCATCCCGGTGCCACTATAGGTGAAGGCCTCTGCATCGACCATGGTACCGGCGTGGTGATAGGCGAGACCACGGTCATAGGCAACAACGTGAAGATCTACCAGGGGGTCACCCTGGGCGCCTTGAGTGTGAAGAAATCGGAAGCAAATGTGAAGCGTCATCCCACCATCGAGGACAACGTCACCATCTACGCCGGCGCCACCATCCTCGGAGGGAGCACCGTGATAGGACACCACTCCATCATCGGGGGCAACGTGTGGCTCACGAGCTCGGTGCCTCCCTACAGCAAGATCTACAACCAGCCCTCCCGTTACGTGGTAAAACCCGGGAAAGAGGAGCCACACGACTTTCAGATATAG
- a CDS encoding patatin-like phospholipase family protein: MTKRWALVLSGGGAKGLAHVGVLEALEELGYKPSLVVGTSMGAIVGGLYATGMGPARMRDFLEDFDIRDYLTGFSFQLPENLPFIRILQAGEALGNLLKDTGMEPGTKIYELLRDLTQELSFEDLALPFRCNAVDLISGIQQVFSTGSLADAIRASMSFPGVFKPWKIGEGLYVDGGIVDNMPVWIARMMGYAPVIAVNVAPRTPVKEVHIQNGIDVIMRSFSLVASRIPRHYQNVPDLEIVASDGTSPFDFSRKDVLIHLGKDLTLAHRDRIKALVRPGVSRLIHLPDRLISYMRRKRWVPDWRR; the protein is encoded by the coding sequence ATGACGAAACGATGGGCACTGGTGCTCTCGGGCGGTGGAGCCAAAGGTCTCGCTCACGTGGGCGTCCTCGAGGCCCTCGAGGAACTGGGGTACAAACCCTCGCTCGTGGTGGGTACCTCCATGGGCGCCATCGTGGGCGGGCTCTACGCCACAGGCATGGGCCCTGCCCGTATGAGGGACTTCCTCGAGGACTTCGATATCAGGGACTACCTCACGGGCTTCTCCTTCCAGCTCCCCGAGAACCTCCCCTTCATCCGCATCCTCCAGGCGGGGGAGGCACTCGGCAACCTCCTCAAGGATACCGGCATGGAACCCGGCACCAAGATCTACGAGCTGCTCAGGGACCTCACCCAGGAGCTCTCGTTCGAGGATCTCGCCCTTCCCTTCAGGTGCAATGCGGTGGACCTCATCTCCGGCATCCAGCAGGTCTTCTCCACGGGGAGCCTCGCCGATGCGATCAGGGCCTCCATGTCCTTCCCCGGCGTCTTCAAACCCTGGAAGATAGGCGAGGGCCTCTACGTGGACGGCGGTATCGTGGACAACATGCCCGTATGGATCGCAAGGATGATGGGCTACGCTCCGGTCATCGCCGTGAACGTGGCGCCGAGGACCCCAGTGAAGGAGGTGCACATCCAGAACGGGATCGACGTGATCATGCGCTCCTTCTCCCTCGTCGCGTCCCGGATACCGCGCCACTACCAGAACGTACCCGACCTGGAGATCGTGGCGAGCGATGGGACTTCCCCCTTCGACTTCTCCCGGAAGGACGTCCTCATCCACCTGGGAAAGGACCTCACCCTCGCCCACAGGGACAGGATAAAGGCCCTCGTGAGACCGGGGGTCTCCCGCCTCATCCACCTCCCCGACAGGCTCATCTCATACATGAGGAGGAAACGATGGGTGCCAGACTGGAGAAGATAA